AATAACTAAAATAAATTTTAAAAAATGAAAATACTTGTTTTAAATTGTGGTAGTTCTTCTATTAAATATCAATTATTTGATATGGAAAAAGGAGAGCAAGTTCTTGCAAAAGGTTTGGTAGAGCGAATTGGAATTGCAAACAGTGTGTTGAAGCATACTGTAATTGGCAAAGATGCTGTTGTTGAAACTGCTGATATTCCTGACCATACTGACGGAATTCAAAGAATTGTAAATATTTTGCTTGACCCTGTGAAAGGCGTGTTGAAAGACAAAAGTGAAATTAAAGCAGCCGGATACCGCGTTGCACATGGTGGGGAGTTTTTTCCTGAAAGTGTTTTCATTACAAATGAAGTAAAAGAAAAAATAAAACAATTATTTGAAGTAGCCCCACTACATAATCCTGCAAACTTAAAAGGAATTGATGCTATGGAAACTTTGTTGCCAGGATTGCCACAGGTTGCAGTTTTTGATACATCTTTTCATCAAACAATGCCTGAAAAAGCGTTCCTATATGGACTTCCGTATGAATATTATGAAAAGAATAAAATTCGCAGATATGGATTTCATGGAACCAGCCATAAATTTGTAGCTCAAAAAGCTGCTGCTCTAATTGGAAAAAATTGGGAAGATTTAAAAATAATTACTTGTCATTTAGGAAATGGCTCATCAATTGCAGCTATTAAAAATGGAAAATCCATTGACACTTCTATGGGATATACGCCTGTTGAAGGTGTAATTATGGGCACTAGAGTAGGCAATATTGACTCTGGAGCTTTGCTTTCAATTATGGAGCGTGAAAAAATGTCTGTAGCTGATGCAAATAAATTGATTAATAAAAAATCTGGATTATTTGGTGTTTCTGGTGTTTCTTCAGATATGAGAGATATTAGTGCTGCTGCAGACGAAGGTAATAAGCGAGCAAAAGCAGCCCTTGAGGTATTTGCTTATAAAGTAAAAAAATATATTGGCTCGTATATGGCTGCATTAAATGGTCTTGATGTTTTAGTTTTTACAGGTGGAATAGGTGAAAATCATATAGAAGGACGTTTAAGTATTTGTAAAGACATGGAAAACCTTGGTATTGAAATTAGTGCTGAGAAAAATAATTGCAGAGGAAAAGATGAAATAATTTCAACAGACAATTCTAAAGTAAAAGTTGTAACAATTTCTACAAACGAAGAACTTGTGATAGCTAGAGATACCTTTAGTATTTGCTCTAAGGTTAATTCTTAATTATTCCTGCCCGATAAAATGATTGTTTTGGGCATGAGTTAAAGATTCTAAAAATATAAAGAGCTGGTTCTGAAAATCAGTCCTTAGTTTTTTGTTGTTTGAAATTTGTCAGATAGTGATGAGTTTTATTTGTTTTGGACAAGTTTGATTAGGCTAAAAAATAGCAATCATTAATAAGCTAAGTATAATAAGCAAAATGTATATGGAAACAATAATAATTGTAAAAATTCCAACGAGTTTGTAATGTGATTTCAAGTCTTTTAAACTTTCTGTAAATGAATTTTGGTCGTTCGAGTTTAGACTTTCTTGGATACCTTTTGAAAATTTATACAAATAGCTTATTGGGAAAAAATATGCAATGGCTAAGGTTACATAAATACCGATACTAATCCATTCTGTTTGTCCCAATGTATGTGAATAAATGCTAAGCAAAAACATTGCTATCAGTAGCATTATTCCAATGCCGATGAAACCTAATATTGATAGGAATTTTGTCCATTTTGATATTTCTAATAAATAGTTTTTAATTTCTTTATTAACGATAATTGAATTATCTGATTGCAAAATATTTTCAGAATTTTCCATTTTTTATTAAATTATTTAACTTGTCTATATCATGTATTTTTTAAACAAATGTAAAACTTTTCTAAAATATTTGCAAAAACAGAACAATATATAAATAAAAAACCTATTGACAGAA
Above is a genomic segment from Bacteroidales bacterium containing:
- a CDS encoding acetate kinase yields the protein MKILVLNCGSSSIKYQLFDMEKGEQVLAKGLVERIGIANSVLKHTVIGKDAVVETADIPDHTDGIQRIVNILLDPVKGVLKDKSEIKAAGYRVAHGGEFFPESVFITNEVKEKIKQLFEVAPLHNPANLKGIDAMETLLPGLPQVAVFDTSFHQTMPEKAFLYGLPYEYYEKNKIRRYGFHGTSHKFVAQKAAALIGKNWEDLKIITCHLGNGSSIAAIKNGKSIDTSMGYTPVEGVIMGTRVGNIDSGALLSIMEREKMSVADANKLINKKSGLFGVSGVSSDMRDISAAADEGNKRAKAALEVFAYKVKKYIGSYMAALNGLDVLVFTGGIGENHIEGRLSICKDMENLGIEISAEKNNCRGKDEIISTDNSKVKVVTISTNEELVIARDTFSICSKVNS